A single genomic interval of Corvus hawaiiensis isolate bCorHaw1 chromosome 5, bCorHaw1.pri.cur, whole genome shotgun sequence harbors:
- the LOC125326378 gene encoding uncharacterized protein LOC125326378 — translation MMIIISVKLLLTMCFGCLATGPNNLRVIQTPTNINLSIGDYAEIACILEKAIVRYRASWYFVNKVNITKSISSKRYSSNIIHENKDVLVIKSANVNDTGFYYCEIIIEIPFFKKLHGNGTTVIVKEKEAHSQEKRYLVTWAILPFVVAVGSLYLCYKKRQHSTLSGAAQLPVLTGRQEQEQTLQVEELHGRNESTREAAEENTSCNSAEWAVSTLYESLEFFCNESRGKDDKSTATIVSNGEDEQIPQTRAAEKPRMRQGSAIYFDTQN, via the exons ATGATGATCATAATTTCTGTGAAACTTCTTTTAACAATGTGTTTTGGCTGCTTAG CTACAGGTCCTAATAATTTAAGAGTCATCCAAACACCAACAAATATAAATCTATCAATTGGAGACTATGCTGAAATCGCCTGTATTTTGGAAAAAGCTATTGTGAGGTATAGAGCAAGCTGGTATTTTGTTAATAAAGTGAACATCACTAAAAGTATATCATCAAAACGCTATTCGTCCAACATCATCCATGAAAACAAGGATGTGCTAGTCATCAAATCTGCCAATGTAAATGACACTGGATTTTACTACTGTGAGATAATTATTGAAATACCTTTCTTTAAGAAACTACATGGAAATGGAACAACAGTGATTGTTAAAGAGAAAG AAGCTCACTCACAGGAAAAGAGATACTTGGTAACTTGGGCCATCCTTCCTTTCGTAGTGGCAGTGGGAAGCTTGTATCTTTGCTACAAAAAGAGACAGCACTCCACCCTATCTG GTGCTGCACAGCTTCCTGTGCTGACAGGAAGGCAAGAGCAGGAGCAAACGCTCCAGGTGGAAGAGCTTCACGGGAGAAATGAATCcaccagggaagcagctgaggaaAACACATCATGTAATTCTGCCGAATGG gcTGTGTCTACACTTTATGAATCACTTGAGTTTTTTTGCAATGAATCAAGAGGAAAAGATGACAAATCCACTGCGACTATTGTATCCAATGGAGAAGATGAACAAATCCCACAAACTAGGGCAGCTGAAAAGCCTAGAATGAGACAAGGATCTGCCATCTACTTTGACACTCAGAACTAA